A part of Rhinoderma darwinii isolate aRhiDar2 chromosome 1, aRhiDar2.hap1, whole genome shotgun sequence genomic DNA contains:
- the LOC142664704 gene encoding uncharacterized protein LOC142664704, with product MRGDHPCKSEVEEEIPGGVTRENPSKISEGNFTVSINYNVEDEDIMQHSSGENLITLTVHPGLHSKDLSYNFTNHKEPSPDRSQIVTTSTAQKGGKRFQCGKPFSKISGLLTNRRIHTGEKPYSCSECGKCFTDKSNLVIHERSHTGEKPYSCPECGKCFTHKSHLVIHERNHTGEKPYSCPECGKCFTDKSYLVAHERNHTGEKPYSCSECGKCFTKKSNLVAHERSHTGEKPYSCSECGKCFTVKSSLVIHNRIHTGEKPYSCSECEKCFTDKSSLVKHERIHTGEKPYSCSECGKCFTDKSSLVIHDRSHTGEKPYSCSECGKCFTDKSSLVKHERSHTGEKSYSCSECGKCFTTKDILRAHRRNHTGEKPF from the coding sequence aaaatcccagtaaAATCTCTGAGGGAAACTTCACGGTATCGATCAATTATaatgtagaagatgaagatatcatgcagcactcttcaggagaaaacctcattacccttactgtacatccaggacttcatAGTAAAGACCTATCATATAATTTCACTAATCACAAGGAACCTTCTCCTGACCgatcacagattgttaccacaagtacagctcagaaagggggtaaaaggtttcaatgtggtaaaccgttctcaaaaatctcaggtcttttaacaaacagaagaattcacacaggagagaagccgtattcatgttcagaatgtgggaaatgttttacagataaatcaaatcttgttatccatgagagaagtcacacaggagaaaagccgtattcatgtccagaatgtgggaaatgttttacacataaatcacatcttgttatccATGAGAGaaatcacacaggggagaagccgtattcatgcccagagtgtgggaaatgttttacagataaatcatatcttgttgcacatgagagaaatcacacaggagagaagccgtattcatgttcagaatgtgggaaatgttttacaaaaaaatcaaatcttgttgcacatgagagaagtcacactggagagaagccgtattcatgttcagaatgtgggaaatgttttacagttaaatcaagtcttgttatacataatagaattcacacaggagagaagccgtattcgtgttcagaatgtgagaaatgttttacagataaatcaagtcttgttaaacatgagagaattcacacaggagagaagccatattcatgttcagaatgtgggaaatgttttacagataaatcaagtcttgttatacatgacagaagtcacacaggggagaagccatattcatgttcagaatgtgggaaatgttttacagataaatcaagtcttgttaaacatgagagaagtcacacaggagagaaatcttattcatgttcagaatgtggtaaatgttttactactaaagACATACTTAGGGCTCATCGGAGAaaccacacaggggagaagccattttga